In Hippoglossus stenolepis isolate QCI-W04-F060 chromosome 20, HSTE1.2, whole genome shotgun sequence, the following are encoded in one genomic region:
- the atf3 gene encoding cyclic AMP-dependent transcription factor ATF-3: protein MMLQHSGPSLADISCSALVPCLSPPGSLTLDDFTNFTPIVKEELRLAIQTKRLSNGLSVDMSSDGASSSSDRAFEEPARGSGVKRELVVEEHDRRKRRRERNKVAAAKCRNKKKEKTDTLQQESEKLESVNSDLKAQIEELKQQKQQLVYMLNLHRPTCIVRAQNGQTPEDERNLFIQHIKESTLQLHNITSSSTASTTSSISSLSTLSPLDGGLLTLDHIHCPGHL, encoded by the exons ATGATGCTGCAGCACTCGGGTCCCTCGCTGGCCGACATCAGCTGCTCCGCCCTGGTGCCCTGCCTGTCCCCGCCGGGCAGCCTCACCCTGGACGACTTCACCAACTTCACACCCATCGTGAAAGAGGAGCTGCGGCTCGCCATCCAGACCAAGCGCCTGTCCAACGGGCTCAGCGTGGACATGAGCTCGGACGGGGCCAGCTCCAGCTCGGACCGGGCCTTCGAGGAGCCTGCCCGAGGATCCGGGGTCAAGAGAGAG TTGGTGGTTGAGGAGCATgacaggaggaaaaggaggagagagaggaacaagGTCGCTGCGGCAAAGTGTCGCaacaagaagaaggagaagaccGATACTCTGCAGCAG GAGTCGGAGAAGCTGGAGTCGGTCAACTCCGACCTGAAGGCTCAGATCgaggagctgaagcagcagaagcagcagctcgTCTACATGCTCAACCTGCACCGGCCCACCTGCATCGTGAGAGCGCAGAACGGCCAGACGCCCGAGGACGAGAGGAACCTCTTCATCCAGCACATCAAGGAGAGCACCTTACAACTCCAcaacatcacctcctcctccaccgcctccaccacctcctccatctcctccctctccacgcTGTCACCCCTCGACGGAGGGCTCCTGACCCTCGACCACATTCACTGTCCCGGTCACCTATGA